One genomic segment of Falco biarmicus isolate bFalBia1 chromosome 15, bFalBia1.pri, whole genome shotgun sequence includes these proteins:
- the IRX3 gene encoding LOW QUALITY PROTEIN: iroquois-class homeodomain protein IRX-3 (The sequence of the model RefSeq protein was modified relative to this genomic sequence to represent the inferred CDS: inserted 2 bases in 1 codon) translates to MSFPQLGYQYIRPIYPAERPGSGGSRGGAELAPSGTLSNVLSSMYGAPYAAAAAAQGYGAFLPYAAELPIFPQLGAQYELKESPGVQHAAFPHHHPAFYPYGQYQFGDPSRPKNATRESTSTLKAWLNEHRKNPYPTKGEKIMLAIITKMTLTQVSTWFANARRRLKKENKMTWAPRSRTDEEGNSYGSDHEGEEDKREDEEEIDLENIDTENIESNKDELEDELQDADLLHSDSKTDSEGSEGFEDLPGSEERYVKAAEGEPHHLRHHHLHHHHHHHHHHKCELPAAAAPAGLEPLKPPLQPPPHHLSPPSSASSSAASSPTDGALAGTLPKPKIWSLAETATSPDNPRKSPGGGSPPAAAPQPLPLPPPAAPAAXHRLVSSCPLGKFPNWTNRAFPGHHHHHPSPHPLTLLNTPHLLGLGAAPAAPPAAAAAFPRPADQAQSAEPAGADRSSALEVEKKLIKTAFQPVQRRPQNQLDAAMVLSALSSS, encoded by the exons ATGTCTTTCCCCCAGCTGGGCTACCAGTACATCAGGCCGATTTACCCGGCGGAGCGCCCGGGGAGCGGCGGCTCCCGCGGCGGCGCCGAGCTGGCCCCGTCCGGGACCCTCTCCAACGTGCTTTCCTCCATGTACGGCGCGCCCtacgccgccgccgccgccgcccagGGCTACGGAGCCTTCCTGCCCTACGCCGCCGAGCTGCCCATCTTCCCCCAGCTG GGTGCCCAGTACGAGCTGAAGGAGAGCCCGGGGGTGCAGCACGCCgccttcccccaccaccaccccgcctTCTACCCCTACGGGCAGTACCAGTTCGGGGACCCGTCGCGGCCCAAGAACGCCACTCGGGAGAGCACCAGCACCCTCAAGGCCTGGCTCAACGAGCACCGGAAAAACCCCTACCCCACCAAGGGCGAGAAGATCATGCTGGCCATCATCACCAAAATGACCCTCACCCAGGTCTCCACCTGGTTCGCCAACGCGCGGCGGCGGCtcaaaaaggagaacaaaatgACCTGGGCCCCGCGCAGCCGGACGGACGAGGAGGGCAACTCCTACGGGAGCGACCACGAGGGGGAAGAGGACAAGAGGGAGGACGAGGAGGAGATCGACCTGGAGAACATCGACACCGAGAACATCGAGAGCAACAAGGACGAGCTGGAGGACGAGCTGCAGGACGCCGACCTCCTGCACTCCGACTCCAAGACGGACTCGGAGGGCTCCGAGGGCTTCGAGGACCTGCCCGGCTCAGAGGAGCGCTACGTCAAGGCCGCCGAGGGGGAGCCGCACCACCTccgccaccaccacctccaccaccatcaccaccaccaccaccaccacaagtgCGagctccccgccgccgccgcccccgccggcctGGAGCCCCTCAAgccgcccctgcagccccccccgcACCACCTCTCGCcaccctcctctgcctcctcgtccgccgcctcctccccgACGGACGGCGCTTTGGCAGGCACCCTGCCGAAGCCCAAGATCTGGTCGTTGGCCGAGACGGCCACCAGCCCGGACAACCCCCGCAAGTCTCCCGGCGGTGGCtccccgccggcggccgccccccagccgctgccgctgcccccccccgccgcccccgccgc ccacAGACTCGTCTCCTCCTGCCCGCTGGGCAAGTTCCCCAACTGGACCAACCGCGCCTTCCCgggccaccaccaccaccacccgtCCCCGCACCCGCTGACCTTACTGAACACTCcccacctgctggggctgggggctgcccccgccgccccccccgccgccgccgccgccttccCGCGGCCCGCGGACCAGGCGCAGAGCGCGGAGCCCGCCGGAGCAG atCGATCTAGTGCCTTGGAAGTAGAGAAAAAGTTAATAAAgacagctttccagccagtGCAGAGGCG gccCCAGAACCAACTTGATGCCGCTATGGTTCTATCGGCGTTGTCATCATcatag